A DNA window from Citrobacter tructae contains the following coding sequences:
- the fhuB gene encoding Fe(3+)-hydroxamate ABC transporter permease FhuB, whose protein sequence is MSKRIALFPALLLTILFIAACWLTWVNFSVALPRSQWSQAIWSPNIDVIEQMIFHYSLLPRLAIALLVGAGLGLVGVLFQQVLRNPLAEPTTLGVATGAQLGITLTTLWAIPGALTTQFAALAGACIVGALVFGVAWGKRLSPVTLILAGLVVSLYCGAINQLMVLFHHDQLQSMFLWSSGTLTQTDWTSVQRLWPQLLGGVMLTLLLLRPMTLMGLDDGVARNLGLALSLARLAALTLAIVLSALLVNAVGIIGFIGLFAPLLAKMLGARRLLARLMLAPLIGALILWLSDQIILWLTRVWMEVSTGSVTALIGAPLLLWLLPRLRSMSAPDMNVSNRVAAERQNVLMFALAGVAILLLTVIVALAFGRDAYGWTWASGAMLDELMPWRWPRILAALIAGVMLAVAGCIIQRLTGNPMASPEVLGISSGAAFGVVLMLFLVPGNAFGWLLPAGSLGAAVTLLIIMIAAGRGGFSPHRMLLAGMALSTAFTMLLMMLQASGDPRMASVLTWISGSTYNATGEQVLRTGIVMVILLAITPLCRRWLTILPLGGDTARAVGMALTPSRVGLLMLAAGLTATATMTIGPLSFVGLMAPHIARMLGFRRTMPHMVISALAGGVLLVFADWCGRMVLFPYQIPAGLLSTFIGAPYFIYLLRKQSR, encoded by the coding sequence GTGAGTAAACGTATTGCGCTGTTCCCGGCACTTCTGCTCACGATTCTGTTTATCGCGGCCTGTTGGCTCACCTGGGTTAACTTCTCCGTTGCTCTGCCGCGCAGCCAGTGGTCACAGGCTATCTGGTCGCCAAATATCGATGTCATTGAACAGATGATTTTCCATTACAGCCTGCTGCCGCGACTGGCGATTGCGTTACTGGTCGGTGCAGGGCTGGGTCTGGTTGGCGTGTTATTTCAGCAGGTATTACGTAACCCGCTGGCAGAACCGACCACACTGGGTGTGGCAACCGGAGCGCAACTGGGCATTACGCTCACTACGCTGTGGGCGATCCCCGGCGCGCTGACCACGCAATTTGCGGCGCTGGCCGGGGCGTGTATCGTCGGAGCGCTGGTGTTCGGCGTCGCCTGGGGCAAGCGTCTGTCACCCGTGACGCTGATCCTCGCTGGTCTGGTGGTGAGCCTGTACTGCGGCGCGATTAACCAACTGATGGTTCTTTTCCACCATGACCAGCTGCAAAGCATGTTTTTGTGGAGCAGCGGAACACTCACGCAAACCGACTGGACCAGTGTCCAGCGTCTGTGGCCGCAACTGCTGGGTGGCGTGATGCTGACGCTGCTGTTACTGCGCCCGATGACGCTGATGGGGCTGGATGACGGCGTGGCGCGTAACCTCGGGTTGGCGCTGTCGCTGGCGCGACTGGCGGCATTAACGCTGGCGATTGTGCTGAGTGCCTTGCTGGTAAACGCGGTGGGGATTATCGGTTTTATCGGCCTGTTTGCACCGCTACTGGCGAAAATGCTCGGCGCGCGGCGTTTGCTGGCGCGTCTGATGCTGGCCCCGCTGATTGGTGCACTTATCCTCTGGCTTTCCGATCAAATTATTCTGTGGCTGACCCGCGTGTGGATGGAAGTTTCCACCGGTTCGGTAACTGCGCTGATTGGCGCGCCGCTGCTGTTGTGGCTGTTGCCACGATTGCGCAGCATGAGTGCGCCGGATATGAATGTCAGTAACCGCGTTGCCGCTGAACGTCAGAACGTGCTGATGTTTGCGCTGGCGGGAGTCGCGATATTGCTGCTGACCGTTATTGTGGCGCTCGCGTTTGGTCGCGATGCCTATGGCTGGACCTGGGCCAGCGGCGCGATGCTGGACGAACTGATGCCCTGGCGCTGGCCGCGTATTCTGGCGGCGCTGATTGCCGGGGTGATGTTGGCGGTGGCGGGCTGTATTATTCAGCGCCTGACCGGTAACCCGATGGCCAGCCCGGAAGTGTTGGGGATTAGCTCCGGTGCTGCGTTTGGCGTCGTACTGATGCTATTTCTGGTGCCCGGCAACGCCTTTGGCTGGCTGTTGCCAGCAGGGAGTCTCGGAGCTGCGGTCACTCTGCTTATCATTATGATTGCCGCAGGGCGCGGTGGCTTTTCGCCACACCGTATGCTGTTGGCGGGGATGGCGCTCAGTACCGCTTTCACTATGCTGCTGATGATGCTGCAGGCCAGCGGCGATCCTCGTATGGCAAGCGTGCTGACCTGGATCTCCGGCTCAACCTACAACGCCACTGGCGAACAGGTTTTACGTACCGGAATCGTGATGGTGATTCTGCTGGCGATCACGCCATTGTGCCGTCGTTGGTTGACGATTTTACCGCTGGGTGGTGATACGGCGCGGGCGGTGGGAATGGCATTGACACCATCGCGTGTTGGTTTGCTGATGTTGGCTGCGGGACTGACCGCGACGGCTACCATGACCATTGGGCCGTTGAGCTTTGTCGGGCTGATGGCACCGCACATTGCGCGGATGTTAGGTTTTCGGCGGACGATGCCACATATGGTGATCTCGGCGCTGGCCGGTGGTGTACTGCTGGTGTTTGCCGACTGGTGCGGAAGAATGGTGCTGTTTCCGTATCAGATCCCGGCGGGATTACTGTCGACGTTTATTGGTGCGCCGTACTTTATCTATTTGTTGAGAAAGCAGAGCCGGTAA
- the hemL gene encoding glutamate-1-semialdehyde 2,1-aminomutase, which yields MSKSENLYSAARELIPGGVNSPVRAFTGVGGTPLFIEKADGAYLYDVDGKAYIDYVGSWGPMVLGHNHPAIRNAVIEAAERGLSFGAPTEMEVKMAALVTELVPTMDMVRMVNSGTEATMSAIRLARGFTGRDKIIKFEGCYHGHADCLLVKAGSGALTLGQPNSPGVPADFAKHTLTCTYNDLSSVRAAFEQYPQDIACIIVEPVAGNMNCIPPLPEFLPGLRALCDEFGALLIIDEVMTGFRVALAGAQDYYGVVPDLTCLGKIIGGGMPVGAFGGRRDVMDALAPTGPVYQAGTLSGNPIAMAAGFACLNEVAQPGIHETLNDLTTRLAEGLLEAAQEANIPLVVNHVGGMFGIFFTDAETVTCYQDVMACDVERFKRFFHMMLDEGVYLAPSAFEAGFMSVAHSVEDINNTIDAARRVFAKL from the coding sequence ATGAGTAAGTCTGAAAACCTCTACAGCGCAGCACGCGAACTTATCCCCGGCGGCGTTAACTCCCCTGTTCGCGCCTTCACCGGCGTGGGTGGCACTCCGCTGTTTATCGAAAAAGCCGACGGCGCGTATCTGTATGACGTCGATGGTAAAGCCTACATCGATTACGTCGGTTCCTGGGGCCCGATGGTACTGGGTCATAACCATCCGGCGATCCGCAATGCAGTGATTGAAGCCGCCGAGCGTGGTCTGAGCTTTGGTGCACCGACCGAGATGGAAGTGAAAATGGCGGCATTGGTCACCGAACTCGTGCCAACCATGGACATGGTGCGCATGGTCAACTCCGGTACCGAAGCGACGATGAGCGCCATCCGTCTGGCGCGTGGTTTCACCGGCCGCGATAAAATCATCAAATTTGAAGGCTGCTATCACGGCCATGCCGACTGCCTGCTGGTCAAAGCCGGTTCCGGTGCATTGACGCTGGGCCAGCCAAACTCTCCGGGCGTTCCGGCGGATTTTGCGAAGCATACCCTGACCTGTACCTATAACGATCTGTCCTCGGTGCGTGCGGCATTCGAGCAGTATCCGCAGGACATCGCCTGCATCATCGTCGAGCCGGTCGCGGGCAACATGAACTGCATCCCGCCGCTGCCGGAATTCCTGCCAGGCCTGCGTGCGCTGTGCGACGAGTTCGGTGCGCTGTTGATCATCGATGAAGTGATGACCGGTTTCCGCGTCGCACTGGCGGGCGCGCAGGATTATTACGGTGTCGTGCCGGACCTGACCTGTCTGGGTAAAATTATCGGTGGCGGAATGCCTGTTGGCGCATTCGGCGGTCGTCGTGATGTGATGGACGCGCTGGCCCCAACTGGTCCGGTTTACCAGGCGGGAACACTTTCAGGTAACCCGATTGCGATGGCGGCAGGATTCGCCTGTCTGAACGAAGTCGCTCAGCCGGGGATTCATGAAACATTAAATGACCTCACCACCCGTCTGGCGGAAGGTCTGCTGGAAGCCGCTCAGGAAGCCAATATTCCGCTGGTGGTGAACCATGTAGGTGGGATGTTCGGAATTTTCTTCACCGATGCCGAAACCGTGACATGCTATCAGGACGTGATGGCGTGCGATGTCGAGCGCTTCAAGCGTTTCTTCCATATGATGCTGGATGAAGGTGTTTATCTGGCACCGTCCGCGTTTGAAGCGGGCTTTATGTCCGTGGCGCACAGTGTAGAAGATATCAATAACACCATCGACGCCGCGCGTCGGGTGTTTGCGAAGCTGTGA
- a CDS encoding TRIC cation channel family protein, giving the protein MLVYWLDIVGTAVFAISGVLLAGKLRMDPFGVLVLGVVTAVGGGTIRDMALDNGPVFWVKDPTDLVVAMITSMLTILLVRQPRRLPKWILPVLDAVGLAVFVGIGVSKAFLAGTGPLVAICMGVITGVGGGIIRDVLAREVPMILRTEIYATACIIGGIVHATAFYTFAIPLENASMMGMVVTLIIRLAAIRWHLKLPTFALDDNGR; this is encoded by the coding sequence ATGCTCGTCTATTGGCTCGATATTGTAGGCACTGCGGTATTTGCTATCTCTGGCGTATTACTGGCCGGGAAATTACGTATGGACCCGTTCGGCGTGCTGGTCCTCGGCGTTGTTACGGCTGTGGGTGGCGGTACGATCCGCGATATGGCGTTGGATAACGGGCCGGTGTTCTGGGTCAAAGATCCCACCGATCTGGTGGTGGCGATGATCACCAGCATGCTGACGATCCTGCTGGTGCGTCAGCCCAGACGTTTGCCTAAGTGGATCCTTCCAGTGCTGGATGCCGTCGGTCTGGCCGTGTTCGTCGGCATTGGCGTCAGTAAGGCGTTTCTCGCCGGAACCGGTCCGCTGGTGGCGATTTGCATGGGGGTCATTACCGGCGTCGGCGGCGGGATTATTCGCGACGTGTTAGCACGTGAAGTACCGATGATTTTACGTACAGAAATCTATGCCACGGCCTGCATTATCGGCGGCATCGTCCACGCAACCGCGTTTTATACCTTCGCGATACCGCTGGAAAACGCCAGTATGATGGGGATGGTTGTCACGCTGATTATTCGTCTTGCCGCCATTCGCTGGCACTTAAAGCTACCGACGTTTGCGTTGGATGATAACGGCAGATAG
- the fhuD gene encoding Fe(3+)-hydroxamate ABC transporter substrate-binding protein FhuD — protein MDGLHHITRRRLLTAMALSPLLWQMNSARAAAVDPQRIVALEWLPVELLLALGITPYGVADVPNYKLWVNEPTLPDSVIDVGLRTEPNLELLTEMKPSFMVWSAGYGPAPETLARIAPGRGFSFSDGKKPLAVARQSLQEMAQLLNLQSAAEHHLAQYDSVIASLKPRFVQRGERPLLLMTLLDPRHVLVFGPNCLFQDVLDEYGIRNAWQGETNFWGSTVVGIDRLAAYKDADVLCFDHGNNKDMQTLMSTPLWQAMPFVRSGRFQRVPAVWFYGATLSAMHFARILDNALGGKA, from the coding sequence ATGGACGGATTACATCATATCACCCGGCGACGTTTATTAACGGCGATGGCGCTGTCACCGCTGCTCTGGCAGATGAATTCGGCGCGTGCGGCGGCGGTTGATCCGCAGCGTATTGTGGCGCTGGAATGGTTACCGGTAGAGCTGCTGTTGGCGCTGGGAATAACCCCCTATGGCGTCGCAGATGTTCCTAACTACAAGCTGTGGGTTAATGAACCTACGCTGCCGGATTCGGTGATTGACGTTGGGCTACGCACCGAGCCAAACCTTGAGCTGCTGACCGAAATGAAACCCTCGTTTATGGTTTGGTCCGCAGGCTATGGCCCTGCGCCCGAGACGCTGGCGCGCATTGCGCCGGGACGCGGATTTAGCTTTAGCGACGGCAAAAAACCGCTGGCGGTTGCACGACAGTCGCTACAAGAGATGGCACAACTGTTGAATCTACAATCAGCGGCTGAACATCATCTGGCGCAATATGACAGCGTTATCGCCAGCCTGAAACCGCGCTTTGTACAGCGAGGGGAACGACCTTTACTGCTGATGACCTTGCTGGATCCTCGCCATGTGCTGGTGTTTGGTCCCAACTGTCTGTTCCAGGACGTGCTGGACGAGTACGGGATCCGCAATGCATGGCAAGGGGAAACCAACTTCTGGGGCAGCACTGTCGTGGGTATTGATCGGCTTGCGGCCTATAAAGATGCCGATGTGCTGTGCTTCGATCACGGTAACAACAAGGATATGCAAACGCTGATGTCTACACCGTTGTGGCAGGCGATGCCGTTTGTCCGTAGCGGGCGTTTTCAGCGCGTTCCTGCCGTCTGGTTTTATGGTGCCACGCTATCGGCTATGCACTTCGCGCGCATCCTTGATAATGCACTGGGAGGCAAAGCGTGA
- the erpA gene encoding iron-sulfur cluster insertion protein ErpA — translation MSDDVALPLQFTEAAANKVKSLIADEDNPNLKLRVYITGGGCSGFQYGFTFDDQVNDGDMTIEKQGVGLVVDPMSLQYLVGGAVDYTEGLEGSRFVVTNPNAKSTCGCGSSFSI, via the coding sequence ATGAGTGATGATGTAGCGCTGCCACTGCAATTTACTGAAGCAGCAGCCAATAAAGTAAAAAGCCTGATCGCTGACGAAGATAACCCGAATCTGAAATTACGCGTGTACATCACCGGCGGTGGTTGCAGCGGTTTCCAGTATGGTTTCACCTTTGATGATCAGGTGAACGATGGTGATATGACCATTGAGAAACAGGGCGTTGGCCTGGTCGTTGACCCGATGAGCCTGCAGTATCTGGTGGGCGGTGCGGTTGACTATACCGAAGGTCTGGAAGGTTCCCGCTTCGTGGTGACCAACCCGAACGCCAAAAGCACCTGCGGGTGTGGTTCTTCTTTCAGCATTTAA
- the mtnN gene encoding 5'-methylthioadenosine/S-adenosylhomocysteine nucleosidase: protein MKIGIIGAMEEEVTLLRDKIENRQTITLGGCEIYTGQLNGTEVALLKSGIGKVAAALGATLLLERCKPDAIINTGSAGGLASTLKVGDIVVSDEARYHDADVTAFGYEFGQLPGCPAGFKADPALIAAAESCIAELNLNAVRGLIVSGDAFINGSVGLAKIQHNFPQAIAVEMEATAIAHVCHNFNVPFVVVRAISDVADQQSHLSFDEFLVVAAKQSSLMVETLVQKLAHG, encoded by the coding sequence ATGAAAATCGGCATCATTGGTGCAATGGAAGAAGAAGTTACGCTGCTGCGTGACAAAATCGAAAACCGTCAGACAATCACCCTCGGCGGTTGTGAAATTTATACCGGCCAACTGAACGGTACTGAGGTTGCGCTACTGAAATCGGGCATCGGTAAAGTGGCTGCGGCGCTGGGTGCAACGCTGCTGCTCGAACGCTGCAAACCGGATGCCATCATTAACACCGGTTCTGCGGGCGGCCTGGCTTCAACGCTGAAAGTCGGCGATATCGTGGTTTCTGACGAAGCGCGTTATCACGATGCTGACGTCACCGCGTTTGGCTATGAATTTGGTCAGCTACCGGGTTGCCCGGCAGGTTTTAAAGCCGATCCAGCGCTTATCGCCGCGGCGGAATCCTGTATTGCGGAACTCAACCTGAACGCCGTTCGCGGGCTTATCGTCAGCGGCGATGCCTTCATTAACGGCTCTGTTGGCCTGGCAAAAATTCAGCATAACTTCCCGCAGGCCATTGCCGTAGAAATGGAAGCCACCGCAATTGCGCATGTTTGCCACAACTTTAACGTCCCGTTCGTGGTGGTTCGCGCCATCTCTGACGTCGCCGATCAGCAATCCCACCTCAGCTTTGACGAGTTCCTGGTTGTTGCCGCGAAACAGTCAAGCCTGATGGTTGAAACGCTGGTACAGAAACTGGCGCATGGCTAA
- the clcA gene encoding H(+)/Cl(-) exchange transporter ClcA produces the protein MKTDTPSFEAQQIVRLRRRDQIRRLLDRDKTPLAILFMAAVVGTVTGLVGVAFEKSVTWVQNLRIGALVQVADHAILVWPLAFILSALLAMVGYFLVRKFAPEAGGSGIPEIEGALEELRPVRWWRVLPVKFIGGMGTLGAGMVLGREGPTVQIGGNIGRMVLDVFRMRSAEARHTLLATGAAAGLSAAFNAPLAGILFIIEEMRPQFRYNLVSIKAVFTGVIMSSIVFRVFNGEAPLIEVGKLSNAPVNTLWLYLILGIIFGCVGPLFNTMVLRTQDMFQRFHGGEIKKWVLMGGAIGGLCGILGLIQPESAGGGFNLIPIAAAGNFSVGILLFIFIARVITTLLCFSSGAPGGIFAPMLALGTLLGTAFGMAAAATFPQYHLEAGTFAIAGMGALLAASVRAPLTGIVLVLEMTDNYQLILPMIITCLGATLLAQFMGGKPLYSTILARTLAKQEAEQAAKSQSTAAGENT, from the coding sequence ATGAAAACAGACACTCCCTCTTTTGAAGCACAGCAAATTGTGCGTTTACGGCGCAGGGATCAGATCCGTCGACTCCTTGATCGGGACAAAACACCGCTTGCGATCCTTTTTATGGCGGCCGTGGTTGGAACCGTGACCGGGCTGGTGGGCGTGGCGTTTGAGAAATCCGTGACTTGGGTACAGAACCTGCGCATCGGCGCACTGGTACAGGTTGCCGATCATGCCATTCTGGTGTGGCCGCTGGCGTTTATTCTCTCGGCGTTGCTGGCCATGGTTGGCTATTTTCTGGTGCGTAAATTTGCGCCGGAAGCCGGTGGCTCGGGGATCCCTGAGATTGAAGGCGCGCTGGAAGAGCTGCGGCCTGTGCGCTGGTGGCGCGTACTGCCGGTGAAATTTATCGGCGGTATGGGGACGCTGGGGGCCGGTATGGTGCTTGGGCGCGAAGGGCCGACGGTGCAAATAGGCGGTAACATCGGGCGCATGGTGCTGGATGTATTCCGTATGCGCAGCGCCGAAGCGCGACATACCCTGCTGGCAACCGGTGCGGCTGCCGGTTTGTCGGCGGCGTTTAATGCCCCTCTGGCAGGGATCCTGTTCATTATTGAAGAGATGCGCCCACAGTTTCGCTACAACCTCGTGTCGATCAAAGCCGTGTTTACCGGCGTTATCATGTCGAGCATTGTGTTCCGTGTTTTCAACGGCGAAGCCCCGCTCATTGAAGTTGGGAAGCTCTCCAACGCGCCGGTGAATACGCTGTGGCTGTATCTGATCCTCGGGATTATTTTTGGCTGCGTTGGACCGCTGTTCAATACCATGGTGCTACGCACTCAGGATATGTTTCAGCGGTTTCATGGCGGTGAAATTAAAAAATGGGTGCTGATGGGCGGTGCGATCGGTGGCCTGTGCGGGATCCTCGGTTTAATTCAACCGGAATCTGCGGGTGGAGGGTTTAACCTGATCCCTATCGCCGCGGCAGGAAATTTTAGCGTTGGCATTCTGCTGTTTATTTTTATTGCCCGGGTTATCACTACGCTGCTGTGCTTTTCATCCGGTGCGCCTGGTGGGATCTTTGCCCCGATGCTGGCGCTAGGGACATTACTGGGTACCGCGTTCGGCATGGCTGCGGCGGCCACTTTTCCGCAGTATCATCTGGAGGCCGGGACGTTTGCCATTGCCGGAATGGGGGCGCTGTTGGCGGCGTCGGTACGGGCGCCATTAACCGGCATCGTACTGGTGCTGGAAATGACCGATAACTATCAGCTCATTTTGCCAATGATTATTACCTGTCTTGGCGCAACACTATTAGCCCAATTTATGGGCGGAAAGCCGCTATACTCGACTATCCTTGCCCGTACGCTGGCTAAACAGGAAGCGGAGCAGGCGGCGAAAAGCCAGAGCACAGCCGCTGGCGAGAATACTTGA
- the btuF gene encoding vitamin B12 ABC transporter substrate-binding protein BtuF, giving the protein MAKLLSRALVALLFTLPAWLYAAPRVVSLSPANTELAFAAGITPVGVSSYSNYPPEAQNIEEVSTWQGMNLERIVALKPDLVIAWRGGNAERQVNQLTALGIKVIWVDAVTIEQVADALRQLAAWSPKPEQAKLAAQTLLDEYALLKSQYANKPKKRVFLQFGANPLFTSGKGSIQHQVLEVCGGENIFGGSRVPWPQVSREQVLARAPQAIVATGGSGETLKIEQYWGEQLKIPVITLNSDWFERASPRIILAAKQLCNALSQVK; this is encoded by the coding sequence ATGGCTAAATTACTCTCCAGGGCGCTGGTCGCCCTGCTTTTTACGCTTCCGGCGTGGCTTTACGCCGCACCGCGTGTAGTTTCCCTCTCTCCTGCTAACACCGAACTTGCCTTTGCCGCCGGCATAACGCCCGTTGGCGTCAGCAGCTACTCAAACTATCCGCCCGAGGCCCAAAATATTGAAGAGGTCTCCACGTGGCAAGGCATGAATCTGGAACGCATTGTGGCGCTCAAACCGGATTTAGTCATCGCCTGGCGCGGAGGCAATGCCGAGCGGCAGGTGAATCAGCTAACTGCCCTGGGGATTAAGGTTATCTGGGTGGATGCCGTCACCATCGAGCAAGTCGCTGATGCTCTACGCCAACTGGCAGCGTGGAGTCCGAAGCCTGAGCAGGCAAAACTGGCCGCGCAAACTTTGCTTGATGAGTATGCTTTACTAAAATCTCAGTATGCCAATAAACCGAAAAAACGGGTGTTTCTCCAGTTTGGGGCGAATCCTTTGTTTACCAGTGGAAAAGGTTCCATTCAACACCAGGTTCTTGAGGTATGCGGCGGAGAAAACATCTTTGGCGGCAGTCGGGTTCCCTGGCCGCAGGTCAGCCGCGAGCAGGTACTGGCAAGAGCCCCCCAGGCTATCGTGGCTACCGGAGGTTCGGGCGAAACTCTTAAAATTGAGCAATACTGGGGAGAACAGCTGAAAATCCCGGTTATTACCCTGAATAGTGACTGGTTTGAACGCGCAAGCCCGCGTATTATCCTCGCCGCAAAACAACTCTGTAATGCGCTTTCACAAGTGAAATAG